A part of Myxococcales bacterium genomic DNA contains:
- a CDS encoding ABC transporter ATP-binding protein has protein sequence MSTTEETTTAKGDEHAPPPPAEAAEAEGAATEPVDAPADRSDKSAEAPKPSNGDAKNAKAAEPTAAQAASYEDKEFVAPAPKKKGKKTAEIAVRLTKVTKRFGVKTAVDGISLKIKAGSVYGLIGPNGAGKTTTFSMMAGFLQPTEGAVEVLGFTPSHVDELRGRLGVLPQDALLPNTDTVGEFLSHMAALQDIPSDKIRAEVESVLAEVDGRDWMKLRCSQLSHGMAKRVQLAQALLGEPEVVLLDEPTAGLDPRVAYEVRQIIKSRKGRCTLIVSSHNLQELEEVCDGAAILDRGRVVAHGSIAELTASSQEVHIKLAPGPVPLQELRALPMIKRVEFDDEKSEIAVYFERGTVDAETVIGQVLWVLLNNQARISGVTKGKGLEQRVMELT, from the coding sequence ATGAGCACGACGGAAGAGACCACGACCGCCAAGGGCGACGAGCACGCGCCGCCGCCTCCGGCCGAGGCGGCCGAAGCGGAGGGCGCCGCGACCGAGCCCGTCGACGCGCCCGCCGATAGATCGGATAAATCTGCCGAGGCCCCCAAGCCCTCGAACGGCGACGCCAAGAACGCCAAGGCCGCCGAGCCCACCGCCGCGCAGGCGGCCTCCTACGAGGACAAGGAGTTCGTCGCGCCCGCGCCCAAGAAGAAGGGCAAGAAGACCGCCGAGATCGCGGTGCGCCTCACCAAGGTCACGAAGCGCTTCGGGGTGAAGACCGCGGTCGACGGCATCTCGCTGAAGATCAAGGCGGGCTCGGTGTACGGCCTCATCGGCCCGAACGGCGCCGGAAAGACCACGACGTTCTCCATGATGGCGGGCTTCCTGCAGCCGACCGAGGGCGCGGTCGAGGTGCTGGGGTTCACGCCCTCGCACGTCGACGAGCTGCGCGGCCGCCTCGGCGTGCTCCCGCAAGACGCGCTGCTCCCCAACACCGACACCGTGGGCGAGTTTCTCTCGCACATGGCGGCGCTCCAGGACATCCCCTCCGACAAGATCCGGGCGGAGGTCGAGTCGGTGCTCGCCGAGGTCGACGGCCGCGACTGGATGAAGCTCCGCTGCAGCCAGCTCTCGCACGGTATGGCCAAGCGCGTGCAGCTCGCGCAGGCGCTGCTGGGCGAGCCCGAGGTCGTGCTCCTCGACGAGCCCACGGCGGGCCTCGACCCGCGCGTGGCCTACGAGGTCCGGCAGATCATCAAGTCGCGCAAGGGGCGTTGCACGCTCATCGTGTCGAGCCACAACCTGCAGGAGCTCGAGGAGGTGTGCGACGGCGCGGCCATCCTCGACCGCGGCCGCGTGGTCGCGCACGGGTCGATCGCCGAGCTCACGGCGTCGTCGCAGGAGGTGCACATCAAGCTGGCGCCGGGGCCTGTTCCGCTTCAGGAGCTGCGGGCGCTCCCGATGATCAAGCGGGTCGAGTTCGACGACGAGAAGAGCGAGATCGCCGTCTACTTCGAGCGCGGCACCGTCGACGCCGAGACCGTCATCGGTCAGGTCCTGTGGGTGCTCCTCAACAACCAGGCCCGCATCAGCGGCGTGACCAAGGGCAAAGGCCTCGAGCAGCGCGTCATGGAGCTCACGTAA
- a CDS encoding pirin family protein, producing MNDVILETLPLGFPWVTVDPFLFCVHHDDPYPPGNAALGPAASLSGRSLGQDFDPKNGWRMYHGETVPGFPQHPHRGFETVTIVRTGLIDHADSLGAAARFGAGDVQWLTAGDGIVHSEMFPLLSQEAPNPLELFQIWLNLPSEKKRAKPHFAMLWSEGIPRVQATDAAGRTTTVTVIAGALAGQAPGATPPPPESWASREDAEVAIWCIRMEAEARWTLPPTAREDTVRTLYFFKGPSLGIGHQRLEAHAAAVVRTDAPVELRAGADTCEILVLQGRPIGEPVVQHGPFVMNTRAEIEEAFADYRRTRFGGWPWPADDPNHGPTEGRFARHADGTLERKE from the coding sequence GTGAACGACGTCATCCTCGAGACGCTCCCGCTCGGCTTCCCTTGGGTCACCGTGGACCCGTTCCTCTTCTGCGTGCACCACGACGATCCGTACCCGCCGGGCAACGCCGCCCTCGGGCCGGCGGCCTCTCTCTCGGGGCGCTCTCTGGGGCAGGACTTCGATCCGAAGAACGGCTGGCGCATGTACCACGGGGAGACGGTCCCTGGCTTCCCCCAGCACCCGCACCGCGGCTTCGAGACCGTCACCATCGTGCGGACGGGGCTCATCGACCACGCCGACTCGCTAGGCGCCGCGGCCCGCTTCGGCGCGGGCGACGTCCAGTGGCTCACGGCGGGCGACGGCATCGTTCACTCGGAGATGTTCCCGCTGCTGTCGCAGGAGGCACCCAACCCCCTCGAGCTCTTTCAGATATGGCTCAACTTGCCTTCGGAGAAGAAGCGCGCGAAGCCCCACTTTGCGATGCTCTGGAGTGAAGGCATCCCGCGGGTGCAGGCGACCGACGCCGCGGGTCGCACGACGACCGTCACCGTGATCGCCGGGGCGCTCGCGGGGCAAGCGCCGGGCGCGACGCCGCCGCCACCCGAGTCGTGGGCCTCACGCGAGGACGCCGAGGTCGCCATCTGGTGCATTCGCATGGAGGCCGAGGCGCGGTGGACGCTGCCCCCTACTGCCCGTGAGGACACGGTCCGCACGCTCTACTTCTTCAAAGGGCCTTCGCTCGGGATTGGCCATCAACGGCTCGAGGCCCACGCGGCCGCGGTGGTGCGCACCGACGCGCCCGTCGAGCTCCGGGCGGGCGCCGACACGTGCGAGATCTTGGTGCTCCAGGGCCGCCCCATCGGCGAGCCCGTGGTGCAGCACGGCCCGTTCGTCATGAACACGCGCGCGGAGATCGAGGAGGCCTTCGCGGACTACCGCCGCACGCGCTTCGGGGGCTGGCCGTGGCCCGCCGACGATCCGAACCACGGCCCGACCGAGGGCCGCTTCGCGCGCCACGCCGACGGGACCCTCGAGCGCAAAGAGTGA
- a CDS encoding FHA domain-containing protein, producing the protein MITVFTRRRGDEPRKETFRGNRPVSIGRSPDNDVMLLCSLVSKHHATAHVEGDAVVIRDLGSVNGTYVNGLPARQSVKLARGDRVHISDFELWFATPDSAGEAPEDRTIARPPAPSREEAATREAHLAEALTRRLRAESLSREAMLRVVDAMVDIIASSEGGQDKH; encoded by the coding sequence GTGATAACGGTGTTCACACGGAGGCGGGGCGACGAGCCCCGGAAGGAGACCTTCCGCGGCAATCGGCCGGTCAGCATTGGTCGGAGCCCCGACAACGACGTGATGCTGCTCTGCTCGCTGGTGTCGAAGCACCACGCGACGGCGCACGTCGAAGGGGATGCCGTGGTCATTCGCGACCTGGGCAGCGTGAACGGGACGTACGTCAACGGTCTCCCAGCGCGCCAAAGCGTCAAGCTCGCCCGCGGAGATCGCGTGCACATCAGCGATTTCGAGCTGTGGTTTGCCACGCCCGACTCGGCGGGTGAAGCCCCTGAGGACCGGACCATCGCCAGACCCCCCGCGCCCTCGCGCGAGGAGGCCGCCACGCGTGAGGCGCACCTGGCGGAGGCGCTCACGCGCCGCCTTCGCGCCGAGAGCCTGTCGCGCGAGGCCATGCTCCGGGTGGTCGACGCCATGGTCGACATCATCGCGAGCAGCGAAGGCGGCCAAGACAAGCACTGA
- a CDS encoding NAD(P)H-binding protein, giving the protein MSTILVTGAGGGLGSNVVRVALARGHVVRALVRDERKARLPDGAVAIVGDALDVASMRRAAEGCEAVFHLANVAIGKDWVPLTARLLDAALAACEASGARLVFPANVWVYGRGTPGKLVAEDAPLAPCSRLGEARRHKEERIRAAGIRWTMIRLPEFYGPHVQTLTGRPLQAIAQGQRGRWWGPADATIELVYMPDAAEVLVAVGLADGSDGELFHLPGVAHTTARGFLSAAIRVAGMGNFSVMPTALVRAAALVHPLARAFVDILHLWQQPILLDGSKLRARFPELTMTSYDDGLAATLAWHRATPDARMY; this is encoded by the coding sequence ATGAGCACGATCCTCGTCACGGGCGCGGGAGGCGGTCTCGGCTCCAACGTGGTGCGCGTGGCCCTCGCCAGGGGGCACGTGGTGCGCGCCCTCGTCCGCGACGAAAGAAAGGCGCGCCTGCCCGACGGGGCGGTCGCCATCGTAGGCGACGCGCTCGACGTCGCGTCGATGCGGCGCGCTGCCGAGGGTTGCGAGGCTGTCTTCCATCTCGCCAACGTCGCCATCGGCAAAGACTGGGTGCCACTCACTGCACGGCTGCTCGACGCGGCGCTCGCGGCTTGCGAGGCCTCGGGCGCTCGGCTGGTCTTTCCGGCCAACGTCTGGGTCTACGGGCGCGGCACGCCCGGCAAGCTCGTGGCAGAGGACGCGCCGCTCGCGCCGTGCTCGCGGCTCGGCGAGGCCCGTCGCCACAAGGAAGAGAGGATCCGCGCCGCCGGGATCCGCTGGACGATGATCCGCCTGCCCGAGTTCTACGGGCCGCACGTGCAGACGCTCACCGGCCGCCCTCTGCAGGCGATCGCGCAGGGTCAACGAGGGCGATGGTGGGGCCCCGCGGACGCGACCATCGAGCTCGTCTACATGCCCGACGCCGCCGAGGTGCTGGTGGCCGTGGGGCTCGCTGACGGCAGCGATGGCGAGCTGTTCCACCTGCCGGGGGTGGCGCACACCACCGCGCGCGGGTTTCTCAGCGCGGCGATCCGCGTCGCTGGCATGGGGAATTTCTCGGTCATGCCGACGGCCCTCGTGCGCGCGGCGGCGCTCGTGCATCCCCTCGCGCGGGCGTTCGTCGACATCCTGCACCTCTGGCAGCAGCCCATCCTGCTCGACGGCTCGAAGCTGCGGGCACGCTTCCCCGAGCTCACCATGACGAGCTACGACGACGGCCTCGCCGCGACGCTGGCGTGGCACCGCGCGACGCCCGACGCGCGCATGTATTGA
- a CDS encoding ferritin-like domain-containing protein, with protein sequence MKSLRLRTLFATALASLVASSASVAACGGTTTTNTPDGAVGPSPTTTTTTTATTPPAPDGSLPDGAPPPGDSSTADAAIDFKPASCTLEDLTKGLTSAKPAKPFNYVELRQTTLRFDDGGYVPDTSTAIASAGTRCGGAPNPAACDAAVTKASSTKDLFPPTGGRQIPMARYLVVQSGADVTVVATRAELLAFLGPIDTGSEAKLLVSADGYEPLCGPDSVREVAGAFEVVARKSTECLNQYMGYVLTVTPAGVVTVKTTVDLRDPDAGCAVAGRRPEGFSPRAATDESELLQYLGTMRSLEAASVPAFLRLADELHAHGAPTALVVRAEAAARDEVRHAAGFSHLRAACGAATTDDALGDLPMTPRSLEAIAVENAVEGCVRETFGALVASYQARNATDDRVRRLFTSIAEDELRHAELAWDVSEWLASRLDDEGRAKVREAEAAAARALGQGVARSEPGPELRERCGLPTRAEARQLYDAASELWAA encoded by the coding sequence ATGAAATCGCTTCGCCTCCGCACGCTCTTTGCCACGGCCCTCGCCAGCCTCGTCGCGTCGTCAGCCTCCGTCGCGGCCTGCGGCGGAACGACCACGACGAACACGCCCGACGGGGCGGTCGGGCCGAGCCCTACGACGACGACGACGACCACGGCGACGACGCCCCCCGCGCCGGACGGTTCCCTCCCCGACGGCGCGCCGCCCCCTGGCGACTCGTCGACGGCAGACGCGGCGATCGATTTCAAGCCCGCCTCGTGCACTCTCGAGGACCTCACCAAGGGCCTTACGAGCGCCAAGCCCGCGAAACCCTTCAACTACGTGGAGCTTCGGCAGACCACGCTCCGTTTCGATGACGGCGGCTACGTCCCCGACACGTCGACCGCGATCGCCTCGGCGGGCACCCGGTGCGGCGGCGCGCCCAATCCAGCGGCCTGCGACGCCGCCGTGACCAAGGCCTCGTCCACGAAGGACCTCTTCCCGCCCACGGGTGGTCGGCAGATCCCGATGGCGCGCTACCTGGTCGTGCAGAGCGGGGCCGACGTCACGGTCGTGGCCACCCGCGCGGAGCTGCTCGCCTTTCTCGGGCCGATCGACACCGGCAGCGAGGCCAAGCTGCTCGTGAGCGCCGACGGGTACGAGCCGCTCTGCGGCCCCGACAGCGTCCGCGAGGTGGCCGGCGCCTTCGAGGTCGTCGCGCGCAAGTCGACCGAGTGTCTGAACCAGTACATGGGATACGTCCTCACCGTCACGCCGGCGGGCGTCGTGACCGTGAAGACCACCGTCGACCTGCGCGATCCCGACGCGGGCTGCGCGGTAGCGGGCCGCCGCCCGGAGGGCTTCTCGCCGCGCGCCGCGACCGACGAGTCCGAGCTGCTCCAGTACCTCGGCACCATGCGGAGCCTCGAGGCCGCCAGCGTGCCCGCGTTCCTGCGCCTCGCAGACGAGCTCCATGCGCACGGCGCGCCGACGGCGCTGGTGGTCCGCGCGGAGGCCGCTGCGCGCGACGAGGTCCGGCACGCCGCGGGCTTCTCGCACCTGCGCGCCGCGTGCGGCGCCGCGACGACCGACGACGCGCTCGGCGACCTCCCCATGACGCCACGCTCGCTCGAAGCGATCGCCGTCGAGAACGCGGTGGAGGGCTGCGTGCGCGAGACCTTCGGCGCGCTCGTGGCGAGCTACCAGGCCAGGAACGCCACCGACGACCGCGTGCGGCGGCTGTTCACGAGCATCGCCGAGGACGAGCTCCGCCACGCCGAGCTGGCGTGGGACGTCTCCGAGTGGCTCGCGTCGCGACTCGACGACGAGGGCCGCGCGAAGGTGCGTGAGGCGGAGGCTGCCGCCGCGCGGGCGCTCGGTCAGGGCGTCGCACGGAGCGAGCCCGGTCCCGAGCTGCGCGAGCGCTGCGGCCTGCCCACTCGGGCGGAGGCGCGCCAGCTGTACGACGCGGCGTCCGAGCTGTGGGCGGCCTAG
- a CDS encoding NAD-dependent epimerase/dehydratase family protein encodes MARMVVTGGVGFIGFHVTRALAARGDQVVVLDDFSDAPYPEVEKRRNAADLLADFPNAVRIIEGSVTSRATVDSALDGATSIVHLAGLAGVRPSFLDPARYVAVNVEGSVNVFESAAARGILRVVAASSSSVYGNDTPLPAREDAPSIEPASPYAASKRSMELLALACARRVPDMSFSALRFFTVYGPRQRPEMAITKFARALLKGDPLPIFGDGSMRRDFTHISDIVQGVLAAERRTSTGFRAFNLGSGSPITLSDLVVALAAASGRSSELIHEPQPLGDVDATFADIARAGAELAWQPQVPLASGLATVFDWLANRR; translated from the coding sequence ATGGCCAGGATGGTCGTTACCGGAGGCGTGGGCTTCATTGGGTTTCACGTCACGCGGGCCCTCGCAGCTCGCGGCGACCAGGTCGTGGTCCTCGACGACTTCAGCGATGCGCCCTACCCCGAGGTCGAGAAGCGTCGCAACGCCGCCGACTTGCTCGCCGACTTCCCCAACGCCGTCCGGATCATCGAGGGCTCCGTTACCTCTCGCGCCACGGTCGACTCGGCTCTCGACGGCGCCACCTCGATCGTCCACCTCGCCGGCCTCGCGGGCGTGCGCCCCTCCTTCCTCGACCCCGCTCGCTACGTCGCGGTCAACGTCGAGGGCTCCGTGAACGTCTTCGAGTCCGCCGCGGCGCGCGGCATCCTGCGCGTCGTCGCGGCGTCGAGCTCCTCCGTGTATGGCAACGACACGCCGCTCCCCGCCCGCGAGGACGCCCCCTCGATCGAGCCCGCGTCTCCCTACGCTGCGAGCAAGCGCTCCATGGAGCTGCTGGCCCTCGCCTGCGCGCGACGGGTCCCCGACATGAGCTTCTCCGCGCTCCGGTTCTTCACCGTGTACGGCCCGCGGCAGCGCCCCGAAATGGCCATCACGAAGTTCGCTCGCGCGCTGCTCAAAGGCGACCCGCTGCCCATCTTCGGCGACGGCTCCATGCGCCGGGACTTCACCCACATTAGCGACATCGTCCAGGGCGTCCTCGCCGCCGAGCGGCGCACCTCCACGGGCTTCCGGGCCTTCAACCTCGGCTCGGGTTCTCCGATCACGCTCTCGGACCTGGTCGTGGCGCTCGCCGCCGCCTCCGGGCGCTCCTCGGAGCTCATCCACGAGCCTCAGCCGCTCGGCGACGTGGACGCCACGTTCGCCGACATTGCTCGCGCGGGCGCCGAGCTCGCTTGGCAGCCTCAGGTGCCGTTGGCCTCCGGCCTCGCCACGGTCTTCGACTGGCTCGCCAACCGCCGGTAG
- a CDS encoding helix-turn-helix transcriptional regulator — translation MVTRGELGTSERAREALVACGRGELALLDALSAFVDTSGALAAGLTVWRSGAFVKQTWLGLPASFERAYVEQFHAADPWIERVRALSVGSVLVSEDLLPRRQLEAGAFHAELCRPHGIRDIYGSRLARVGPYDVTLGVLRPRDARGEGRREAALVERLLPELGRVADAEVVALRRAIADTSLDGLAFAVFVLMGSRPEVLLANAAGRALVASGMVELLTGDIVVDGESLCGWLGAGGSGRRTTKHRGVRVSAGPARELHGTSVRDLYVHDPVSVNHELAARARRAYGLTERETQIARHLLLGRAPKEIAAANGVSVATLRSQLRQLYAKVGVEGQTQLVGALSCP, via the coding sequence GTGGTCACGCGGGGCGAGTTGGGGACATCCGAGAGGGCGCGGGAGGCGCTCGTCGCGTGCGGGCGGGGCGAGCTCGCGCTCCTCGACGCGCTCTCCGCCTTCGTCGATACCTCGGGCGCGCTCGCGGCCGGCCTCACGGTCTGGAGGTCGGGCGCGTTCGTCAAGCAGACCTGGCTCGGGCTCCCGGCCTCCTTCGAGCGCGCGTACGTGGAGCAGTTCCACGCGGCCGATCCTTGGATCGAAAGGGTGCGCGCGCTCTCGGTGGGGTCGGTCCTCGTCAGCGAGGATCTGCTCCCGCGGCGCCAGCTCGAGGCGGGGGCGTTCCACGCCGAGCTCTGCCGGCCGCACGGGATCCGCGACATTTACGGCAGCCGGCTCGCCCGCGTCGGCCCCTACGACGTGACGCTCGGCGTGCTCCGACCTCGCGACGCGCGCGGCGAAGGAAGGCGCGAGGCCGCGTTGGTGGAGCGCCTCCTGCCGGAGCTCGGGCGCGTGGCCGACGCCGAGGTGGTGGCGCTCCGCCGGGCGATCGCCGACACGTCGCTCGACGGGCTCGCCTTCGCGGTCTTCGTGCTGATGGGCTCGAGGCCGGAGGTCCTGCTCGCGAACGCCGCGGGCCGAGCGCTCGTCGCCTCTGGCATGGTGGAGCTGCTCACCGGAGACATCGTCGTCGACGGCGAGAGCCTCTGCGGGTGGCTCGGCGCGGGGGGGAGCGGACGCAGGACCACGAAGCACCGGGGGGTGCGGGTGAGCGCGGGCCCTGCGCGAGAGCTGCACGGAACCTCGGTGCGAGATCTCTACGTGCACGACCCGGTCAGCGTGAACCACGAGCTCGCGGCGCGCGCGCGGCGCGCCTACGGCCTCACCGAGCGGGAGACCCAGATCGCCCGGCACCTCCTGCTGGGCAGGGCGCCGAAGGAGATCGCGGCGGCGAACGGGGTCTCCGTCGCGACGCTGCGCAGCCAGCTACGACAGCTCTACGCGAAGGTAGGGGTCGAGGGGCAGACGCAGCTCGTGGGGGCGCTTTCGTGCCCCTGA
- a CDS encoding PD40 domain-containing protein, which yields MCRSALAVAAVAVLAAVGPEALAQSSSPPSSPPDDSALGTVEVDGSAGGIAPRPKLGLVPTPPAGEADRTARDVVRNDLDLSGAYEVLADDKAPDPAATRDSLIDLVAWRGKGAEAVVRLTLDPSAPAGTPTLVAEAYLTAGATPLAPGADPSAAPRPLYRGVFPVPAGTSPRAASHRVTDALLGALTGRPGAFASRLAFAQRAGRWQTAQSIDADGFGQALESPTDSTVMSPAFGPGGRLFYLISRDYAPFHVATGVAGTILPFNLPGSALGLAFSPDGTRTAVTVMRDGKSLIMVGEPNDAGKLTAGPASPLAHHPAFGPLGKMAYVGGAPVQRVHVDGAPVSPAGFMASAPSFCDTAQGLLLVFTVEVQGGAELVATDTRGGGLRRLTQRQGENRYPACSPDGRMVAFFSTTETGAGPGLYVMPVLRPWMARKVAGGAGQSVVWERLPPTK from the coding sequence TTGTGTCGGTCCGCCCTCGCGGTCGCCGCGGTCGCCGTGCTCGCCGCCGTCGGCCCCGAGGCGCTGGCCCAGTCGAGCTCCCCGCCCTCCTCGCCGCCCGACGACTCGGCGCTCGGTACCGTGGAGGTCGACGGCTCGGCCGGCGGCATCGCGCCGCGCCCGAAGCTCGGGCTCGTGCCCACGCCGCCCGCGGGCGAGGCCGACAGGACCGCGCGCGACGTCGTGCGCAACGATCTCGACCTGTCGGGCGCGTACGAGGTGCTCGCCGACGACAAGGCCCCCGATCCGGCGGCCACGCGCGATTCGCTCATCGACCTCGTGGCGTGGCGGGGCAAGGGCGCTGAGGCGGTCGTGCGTCTCACGCTCGACCCGAGCGCGCCCGCCGGCACGCCGACCCTCGTGGCCGAGGCCTACCTGACCGCCGGGGCCACGCCGCTCGCCCCAGGAGCCGACCCGAGCGCGGCGCCGAGGCCGCTCTACCGCGGCGTGTTTCCCGTCCCCGCGGGCACGAGCCCGAGGGCCGCCTCCCACCGCGTCACCGACGCCCTCCTCGGGGCGCTCACCGGTCGCCCCGGCGCGTTCGCGAGCCGGCTCGCGTTCGCCCAGCGCGCCGGTCGTTGGCAGACGGCGCAGAGCATCGACGCCGACGGGTTCGGGCAGGCCCTCGAGAGCCCCACCGACTCGACCGTCATGTCCCCCGCGTTCGGCCCCGGCGGCCGGCTCTTCTACCTCATCAGCCGTGACTACGCCCCGTTCCACGTGGCGACGGGAGTGGCCGGCACCATCCTGCCGTTCAACCTGCCGGGCTCGGCGCTCGGCCTCGCGTTCTCGCCCGACGGGACCCGCACGGCCGTCACCGTGATGCGCGACGGCAAGTCGCTCATCATGGTCGGCGAGCCGAACGACGCGGGGAAGCTCACCGCGGGGCCGGCGTCGCCGCTCGCCCACCACCCGGCGTTCGGTCCGCTCGGCAAGATGGCCTACGTGGGTGGCGCGCCCGTTCAACGCGTCCACGTCGACGGCGCGCCGGTGTCTCCCGCCGGCTTCATGGCGAGCGCTCCTTCGTTTTGCGATACGGCCCAAGGGCTGTTGCTCGTGTTCACCGTGGAGGTGCAGGGCGGGGCCGAGCTCGTCGCGACCGACACGCGGGGCGGCGGCCTGCGCCGGCTCACCCAGCGCCAGGGCGAGAACCGCTACCCCGCGTGCAGCCCCGACGGGCGCATGGTGGCGTTCTTCTCGACGACGGAGACAGGCGCGGGACCAGGGCTCTACGTGATGCCCGTGCTCCGCCCGTGGATGGCCCGCAAGGTGGCCGGTGGGGCCGGGCAGTCGGTGGTGTGGGAGCGCCTGCCTCCCACGAAGTGA
- a CDS encoding biopolymer transporter ExbD: MALAGGRRSSDGGGGGFTDINVTPLVDVMLVLLIVFMVTAPLLTTGLHVDLPDVKAANTPLKDAKLVVTITKEEKILFGERDVTANLEQELQTNARVQSEHEVYILADKEARYGVVARAVAAARTAGVTSLNLLVEPEEERKP; encoded by the coding sequence ATGGCGCTCGCGGGCGGGCGCCGCAGCTCGGACGGCGGTGGCGGCGGCTTCACCGACATCAACGTGACGCCCCTCGTGGACGTGATGCTCGTGCTCCTCATCGTCTTCATGGTCACGGCGCCGCTGCTCACCACCGGACTCCACGTCGATCTGCCCGACGTGAAGGCCGCCAACACGCCGCTGAAGGACGCAAAGCTCGTCGTCACCATCACCAAAGAAGAGAAGATCCTCTTCGGCGAGCGCGACGTCACGGCCAACCTCGAGCAGGAGCTCCAGACCAACGCGCGCGTCCAGAGCGAGCACGAGGTGTACATCCTGGCCGACAAGGAGGCGCGCTACGGCGTGGTGGCGCGCGCGGTCGCCGCGGCCCGCACCGCCGGAGTCACGTCGTTGAACCTGCTCGTCGAGCCCGAGGAGGAGCGGAAGCCGTGA
- a CDS encoding MotA/TolQ/ExbB proton channel family protein: protein MLRWLRALRVEPAETKIEFDLVQLIGHASWPVKVTVVLLVLCSVGVWLIAALKLQQLTRLRSSSQQFEKSAKGLGSGAALFELAGGGLDSPGARVVRELSERGTTNLERLRAAADRAIVDERRHARSLLSPLGSIASAAPFIGLFGTVYGIMDAFVRIGAAKSAALPVVAPAIGEALISTAIGLAAAIPAVVFYNAIDKRVAELVAELEASAAEWVALIAEEKADVPIPLVSVRPVSTRTPSTRSPSERG, encoded by the coding sequence TTGCTTCGATGGCTTCGAGCACTTCGAGTCGAACCGGCCGAGACGAAGATCGAGTTCGATCTCGTGCAGCTCATCGGGCACGCGTCGTGGCCGGTGAAGGTCACCGTGGTGCTGCTGGTGCTCTGCTCCGTGGGCGTATGGCTCATCGCCGCGCTGAAGCTCCAGCAGCTCACGAGGCTGCGTAGCTCCTCGCAACAATTCGAGAAGTCGGCGAAGGGCCTCGGCTCGGGCGCCGCGCTCTTCGAGCTCGCCGGCGGCGGCCTCGACTCCCCGGGCGCCCGGGTCGTGCGCGAGCTCTCGGAGCGCGGCACCACGAACCTCGAGCGCCTCCGCGCCGCGGCCGACCGCGCGATCGTCGACGAGCGCCGCCACGCGCGGAGCTTGCTCTCGCCCCTCGGGTCCATCGCCTCGGCCGCGCCCTTCATCGGCCTCTTCGGCACCGTGTACGGCATCATGGACGCCTTCGTGCGTATCGGCGCCGCGAAGTCGGCCGCGCTGCCCGTGGTCGCGCCGGCGATCGGCGAAGCGCTCATCTCGACCGCGATCGGTCTCGCCGCGGCCATCCCCGCGGTCGTCTTCTACAACGCGATCGACAAGCGCGTGGCGGAGCTCGTCGCCGAGCTCGAGGCCTCGGCCGCCGAGTGGGTCGCGCTCATCGCGGAGGAGAAGGCGGACGTCCCCATCCCGCTCGTGTCGGTGCGTCCGGTCTCGACGCGGACGCCGTCCACTCGCTCCCCGTCGGAGCGTGGCTGA
- a CDS encoding DNA-3-methyladenine glycosylase 2 family protein, translating into MTTEPLSLPRPRGFALRAASEFYAGFTPGSGMATVDGAGREPSLTLAFRLDGTYEAVAVCLREEGDRVILEPAGTTDHRALRAQVARMLGLDQDPDAWLAVGARDPVVGRLQAEFPGFFTAAKPSPYDAACWGVLAARLPMTQAATLKTRLAEQRGDVVRLHGRAHAVFPSPAQLEALDAFPGLPEQKLARLRGVGAAARAGKLDAERLRAADVATALSELQELPGVGPWTASHILFRGAALPDGLPTAEPRVLHGLAAAYGLDAPTDETLATLGVRWRPFRMWVCVLLARHLARAEGGRGWRHPGLARERAAAGRKLRRT; encoded by the coding sequence ATGACGACCGAGCCCCTCTCGTTGCCCCGCCCGCGCGGGTTCGCGCTCCGCGCCGCCTCCGAGTTCTACGCGGGCTTCACGCCCGGCAGCGGTATGGCGACGGTCGACGGCGCTGGGCGAGAACCGAGCCTCACCCTCGCCTTCCGCCTCGACGGCACGTACGAGGCCGTGGCGGTGTGTCTCCGCGAGGAGGGCGATCGCGTGATCCTCGAGCCCGCCGGCACGACCGATCACCGCGCGCTGCGGGCGCAGGTCGCGCGCATGCTCGGCCTCGACCAGGACCCGGACGCGTGGCTCGCCGTGGGCGCGCGCGATCCCGTCGTGGGGCGACTCCAGGCCGAGTTCCCTGGGTTCTTCACCGCCGCCAAGCCCTCGCCCTACGACGCGGCGTGCTGGGGCGTTCTCGCCGCGCGCCTGCCGATGACCCAGGCGGCGACCCTGAAGACGCGCCTGGCCGAGCAGCGCGGCGACGTGGTGAGGCTGCACGGCCGCGCGCACGCCGTGTTTCCGTCTCCCGCGCAGCTCGAGGCGCTCGACGCGTTCCCGGGCCTGCCCGAGCAGAAGCTCGCGCGGCTCCGGGGTGTCGGCGCCGCCGCGCGGGCCGGCAAGCTCGACGCCGAGCGCCTGCGCGCCGCGGACGTGGCCACGGCGCTCTCGGAGCTGCAAGAGCTGCCCGGCGTCGGCCCGTGGACTGCGAGCCATATCCTGTTTCGCGGCGCGGCCCTCCCCGACGGGCTGCCGACCGCCGAGCCGCGGGTGCTCCATGGTCTCGCCGCGGCGTACGGCCTCGATGCGCCAACCGACGAGACGCTCGCGACCCTCGGTGTGCGCTGGCGGCCCTTTCGTATGTGGGTGTGCGTGCTCCTCGCGCGCCACCTCGCGCGAGCGGAAGGTGGGCGAGGGTGGCGCCACCCGGGGCTCGCGAGAGAGCGCGCTGCGGCCGGGCGAAAGCTCCGCCGTACGTAG